Proteins encoded in a region of the Panicum hallii strain FIL2 chromosome 3, PHallii_v3.1, whole genome shotgun sequence genome:
- the LOC112885377 gene encoding LOB domain-containing protein 12-like, with product MGGGSPCASCKLLRRRCTKDCIFAPFFPADDPHKFAIVHKVFGASNVSKMLQLLTTTTMGSMCLIDQELPVQQRGDAVSSLVYEANARMRDPVYGCVGAISFLQNQVSQLQMQLAVAQAEILCIQMQQRRDGGGGGPDDVDAVVPPSSLVAAGGGGAGDHHHHVMAAAMQQHQAAMVAPDDVDAFLMQNAGAGAIIPPQLMGYGAAPAGAMGEPLKRESLWT from the exons ATGGGCGGCGGGTCGCCGTGCGCGTCGTGCaagctgctgcggcggcggtgcaCCAAGGACTGCATCTTCGCGCCCTTCTTCCCCGCCGACGATCCCCACAAGTTCGCCATCGTACACAAGGTCTTCGGCGCCAGCAACGTCTCCAAGATGCTCCAG TTGCTGACGACGACCACCATGGGATCCATGTGTTTGATCGATCAGGAGCTCCCCGTGCAGCAGCGCGGCGACGCGGTGAGCAGCCTGGTGTACGAGGCCAACGCGCGGATGCGGGACCCGGTGTACGGCTGCGTGGGCGCCATCTCCTTCCTGCAGAACCAGGTGTCGCAGCTGCAGATGCAGCTCGCCGTCGCGCAGGCCGAGATCCTCTGCATCCAGATGCAACAgcggcgcgacggcggcggcggcggccccgacGACGTCGACGCGGTGGTCCCGCCGTCGTCGCTGGtcgcggcgggcggaggaggcgccgggGACCACCACCACCACGTCATGGCGGCGGCGATGCAGCAGCACCAGGCGGCGATGGTGGCCCCCGACGACGTGGACGCGTTCCTGATGCAgaacgccggcgccggcgccatcATCCCGCCGCAGCTGATGGGCTACGGCGCCGCGCCGGCGGGCGCCATGGGGGAGCCCCTCAAGAGGGAGTCCCTGTGGACGTAG